The Hordeum vulgare subsp. vulgare chromosome 4H, MorexV3_pseudomolecules_assembly, whole genome shotgun sequence genomic interval ACCAACTGACGCTGACCGTCTCGCCGCCAAGAAGATCGAAGGCGGCCGCCGCCACTGCCCCGATTGGAGGGTATCCTGCTCGTGTTTATTTCTATCATAGCGTTATACGTGGATGGGTGGATGGATCTATTGTTAGCGTAGTATGTGCTTGCATGATCAAATATCAGCATGTCTATGTTTCTATTAATACCATGTTAGTGATTTACTCATGGATTTATTTACTCAGAAAACTGACTATTTACTCAACAAGCAGCAATGGAACTATAGCGAGTTTCGCAAGGTTAGGCAGCGTATACATTAGGCCTTTTCTATGTACTTATGAATCATCACAATTCTGTTCCAAACCAGTTAAAAGCTTGATTTGGCAGGTCTGACTACAAAAAACCGTATGAATGCATATCCCTTTGAGATTCCAAAATAAAGTAACCTTTATAGAAAACTTGTAACTTCGATTTCATACAAACAAAACACTCCTGTGGATAGCTTTTGTAACAGAAACAGTTACATGGCTAGCTTTTGTTACACAAAACGCCAAACACTTACAAAGATCTTGATGTCAAAACCAATGGGACCAAGTATCTTTTGAAGGTATCACATATGAACCGGATATCTAATGGCCAGCAATCTTTACACGGCGGCACATCTACTCTTGAACAATAAAAGAATGAGCAGCATATTTGACAACCTTCTCCTTTTTCTGTAAAAGAGCAAATAATGCTATCTCTTCAACATTCTGAACGATGGCAGATTCTGAACGCTTGAAACGCCTCCAACTGTAAGCTCTAGCTCTAACTGGCCTAGTGTGGACTTCAGAACTTCCTGATAAGATGAAAGAAAGGCCACCGATTGAACAATggtaaaggaaaaaagaaaacattAGCATGCACATAACACATCTTGTATAAAGAAAACTCACGTTGAATTCCATATAACTAGCTCTCCTTGCAAGCCACTGAACATCAAGCATCTGAAAAGCTAGGCAGAAAAGGTTATCAAACGCCATCTCGTCATCTTCAAGTAGTTGAACAAAGCAAACACTTGCTTTTGAACTCTTATTTTCTGCAAAGAACCAAAAAATACGCTGTAGTTTCTCCATAGGTTGATCTGCTTAAGGAACCAGACTCCACATGCAATCGAGGGAGAGTAAATTTAAATGAAGATACAACATTTGACCAGCTATTGCATTCACTTCACCTGATTGCAAATCCAGCATTTGAACTAACATATAAGATATATTTACGCCAGCtactgcaaaaggatattcccatTCAGCTCTCTCACCATCTGCCTTATGTAATAGCCGATGAAAGGAATCCTGCATGTTAAGCAGGTATTCAACATTAAACCAGATTGAAATACCAACTAACAGTGGGTTTATAAGGAGTAAGTGTCCATGATGAGCAGAAACATACTGGGTAATTTCTGGCAAAATATATTAGATTTTCCAAGGACATGAACCCCCCAGCCCTGCAAGATTTGGATAGCTCATGAGAACAGCCACCTAGGTTCAAGTGAGGTCGAAAGAAAAAACACCAGATAGTTTCTTAAAATATGAATAGTCTGACGAAATGAACCTAAAATCTGTTGCTGGGTCAGAGTTCTGCCAGCCCATTTCCTTCCATAGATCTGATTTCAGAGGAGGGAGTTCTCGGTTAGGATAAGCTAGTC includes:
- the LOC123448219 gene encoding ELMO domain-containing protein C-like, with product MASKAIRRRPTDKEREKHMETSMPESVTEPLLGSSAHGNKSEGYEPIQDFWDGKSRECLHWVHIVSTFITQSARKIVNAISEFGSFLARYFGCSCAPQSSQNAQTMLINLSPLQEERLKFLRQRLNLPFDCSAVKHQDALKELWGLAYPNRELPPLKSDLWKEMGWQNSDPATDFRAGGFMSLENLIYFARNYPDSFHRLLHKADGERAEWEYPFAVAGVNISYMLVQMLDLQSENKSSKASVCFVQLLEDDEMAFDNLFCLAFQMLDVQWLARRASYMEFNEVLKSTLGQLELELTVGGVSSVQNLPSFRMLKR